A region of Argentina anserina chromosome 5, drPotAnse1.1, whole genome shotgun sequence DNA encodes the following proteins:
- the LOC126794164 gene encoding uncharacterized protein LOC126794164: MEADANTIVGACVQCHQYANYISRSYVPLSVIISPISFAQWGLDLIKALLVAPRQFKYVIVAVDYHTKWIEAEPLAKITMGRVVNFLWCCVYCWFGVPEAFVMDNGTQFDNDKFCAFAHKNGTNFLYASPAHPQTNGEVEVINKLIKHNLKRASTRPPDFELRNSEVLWALQTTPMG; this comes from the coding sequence ATGGAGGCCGACGCCAACACTATAGTAGGGGCATGTGTACAATGCCACCAGTACGCCAACTATATCAGTCGCTCGTATGTCCCGCTCTCCGTTATCATCTCCCCAATCTCGTTTGCACAGTGGGGACTTGACTTGATTAAGGCACTGCTAGTCGCCCCAAGACAATTCAAGTATGTCATTGTGGCGGTGGACTACCACACCAAGTGGATAGAGGCAGAACCATTGGCAAAAATCACCATGGGCCGGGTGGTTAACTTCTTATGGTGTTGTGTGTACTGCTGGTTCGGTGTCCCAGAGGCTTTTGTAATGGACAATGGCACTCAGTTTGACAATGACAAATTTTGTGCGTTTGCCCATAAGAATGGCACAAATTTCTTATATGCTTCCCCGGCGCACCCCCAGACTAATGGAGAGGTCGAAGTCATCAACAAACTCATCAAGCATAACCTAAAGAGAGCCTCAACGAGGCCACCTGACTTTGAGCTCAGAAACTCAGAGGTGTTGTGGGCGCTCCAAACGACCCCAATGGGATAG
- the LOC126794676 gene encoding alcohol dehydrogenase-like 3 produces MEQVRVDPPQKKEVRIKILYTSICHTDLSAWKGENEAQRAFPRILGHEAAGIVESVGEGVTDMKEGDHVIPIFNGECGDCNSCKHQKTNICNNFGVNPMKKVMNSDGKTRFSIIAKDGSDIKPIYHFLNTSTFSEYTVLESACVVKIDSEAPLKKMTLLSCGVSTGVGAAWNVANVQPGSTVAVFGLGAVGLAVAQGARVRGASKIIGVDINPNKFTKGQAMGITDFINPTDPGKPLHERIREITEGGVDYSFECIGNSDVLREAFLSTREGWGFTVILGIHATPKMLPLHPMDLFLGRGIVGSVFGGFKGKSQLPSFAKECMRGVVHLDEFITHELPFEKINDAFQLLVEGQPLRCVLHL; encoded by the exons ATGGAACAAGTTCGAGTCGACCCTCCGCAGAAAAAGGAGGTCCGAATCAAGATCCTCTACACCTCAATCTGCCACACTGATCTCAGTGCTTGGAAAGGAGAG AACGAAGCTCAGCGGGCCTTTCCTCGAATTCTAGGCCATGAAGCCGCGGG AATTGTTGAGAGCGTTGGTGAAGGTGTAACAGACATGAAAGAAGGGGATCATGTGATTCCTATCTTCAACGGGGAGTGTGGTGACTGCAACAGCTGCAAGCATCAGAAGACTAATATCTGCAACAACTTTGGAGTAAACCCGATGAAGAAGGTGATGAACAGTGATGGTAAAACTAGGTTCTCCATAATAGCCAAGGATGGTAGTGATATAAAACCTATATACCATTTTCTCAACACATCAACCTTCAGCGAGTACACAGTTCTTGAGTCCGCCTGTGTTGTTAAGATCGACTCGGAAGCTCCTCTCAAGAAGATGACGTTGCTCAGCTGTGGCGTTTCAACTG GAGTTGGTGCTGCATGGAATGTTGCCAATGTTCAACCCGGCTCAACCGTCGCCGTTTTCGGTTTAGGCGCTGTCGGACTTGCT GTTGCTCAAGGAGCACGAGTCAGGGGAGCATCTAAAATAATCGGGGTCGACATTAACCCTAATAAATTCACTAAAG GCCAAGCAATGGGAATCACCGATTTCATAAACCCTACCGACCCTGGGAAGCCTTTGCATGAG AGAATCAGGGAAATAACAGAAGGAGGTGTGGACTATAGCTTTGAGTGTATCGGAAACTCCGACGTTCTCCGGGAAGCCTTTCTTTCCACTCGCGAG GGATGGGGCTTTACTGTGATATTGGGAATTCATGCAACCCCAAAAATGCTTCCTCTCCATCCAATGGATCTGTTCCTTGGTCGAGGAATTGTTGGATCTGTGTTTGGAGGCTTCAAAGGGAAAAGCCAACTCCCCAGTTTTGCTAAAGAATGTATGAGAGGG GTGGTCCATTTAGACGAGTTCATAACACATGAGCTTCCATTCGAAAAGATAAACGATGCATTTCAGTTGCTTGTTGAAGGCCAGCCACTGAGATGCGTTCTGCATCTGTGA
- the LOC126794670 gene encoding polyadenylate-binding protein-interacting protein 11, translating into MAVVENLENAAAKTVGSASANAAAEHHHHHHQPPPPAAGAVTSSDDQDQSASAKQVRQQIEAALQQQQQQYAMANGNGKSNGNGQLSYDQRSNGEMNGGGDHHDVAGESFNRDMRELRELFSKLNPMAEEFVPPSHASNNHHGINGGFVDFTALMMQNGNRVGQVNGGVGYPGRRRNNQGKRRMNSRTSLAQREDRIRRTVYVSDIDQQVTEEQLAALFVTCGQVVDCRICGDPNSVLRFAFIEFTDEEGARAALSLAGTMLGFYPVRVLPSKTAIAPVNPTFLPRTEDEREMCARTIYCTNIDKKVSQADVKLFFESVCGEVYRLRLLGDYHHSTRIAFVEFVMAESAIAALNCSGVVLGSLPIRVSPSKTPVRPRAPRLPIH; encoded by the exons ATGGCAGTGGTTGAGAATCTCGAGAATGCTGCTGCCAAGACCGTGGGGTCCGCCTCCGCCAACGCCGCGGCGgagcaccaccaccaccaccaccagccACCGCCGCCTGCTGCCGGTGCCGTGACGTCATCCGACGATCAGGATCAGTCGGCATCCGCCAAGCAAGTACGCCAGCAGATTGAGGCGGCgctgcagcagcagcagcagcagtacGCCATGGCTAACGGTAACGGTAAAAGCAACGGCAACGGTCAGCTGAGCTACGATCAGCGATCCAACGGCGAGATGAACGGCGGCGGGGATCACCACGACGTGGCCGGGGAGAGCTTCAATCGGGACATGAGGGAGCTGAGGGAGCTCTTCTCTAAGCTCAACCCCATGGCGGAGGAGTTTGTGCCGCCCTCACATGCTAGCAACAACCACCACGGAATCAACGGCGGGTTTGTTGACTTCACGGCGCTGATGATGCAGAATGGCAACCGAGTCGGACAAGTTAACGGTGGTGTTGGTTATCCCGGCCGGCGG AGAAATAATCAGGGAAAGAGGAGAATGAACAGCAGGACAAGTCTAGCGCAGCGAGAAGATAGAATTCGGAGGACTGTGTATGTCTCTGACATTGATCAACAG GTCACTGAGGAGCAGCTCGCAGCGCTGTTTGTTACTTGTGGGCAG GTTGTTGACTGCCGAATTTGTGGTGACCCGAATTCTGTACTCCGTTTTGCCTTTATCGAGTTCACTGATGAAG AAGGTGCAAGAGCTGCTTTGAGTCTTGCTGGGACCATGCTTGGATTCTATCCAGTAAGGGTGTTGCCTTCTAAGACAGCTATCGCACCTGTTAACCCAACATTCTTGCCTCGG ACTGAAGATGAACGTGAGATGTGTGCAAGAACTATATACTGTACAAACATTGACAAAAAG GTTTCTCAAGCTGATGTTAAGCTCTTTTTTGAATCAGTTTGTGGAGAG GTTTATCGTCTGAGGCTGCTGGGAGACTATCACCACTCCACCCGTATTGCATTTGTTGAGTTTGTGATG GCTGAAAGTGCAATTGCTGCTCTCAATTGTAGCGGTGTGGTTTTGGGATCATTGCCAATCAG GGTAAGTCCATCCAAGACACCTGTTCGTCCGCGCGCTCCACGCCTTCCCATACATTGA
- the LOC126794666 gene encoding uncharacterized protein LOC126794666 isoform X1, which produces MKGRSHRLQSSDPPDDWVDESWTVDCLCGVTFDDGEEMVNCDECGVWVHTRCSRYVKGDDNFVCDKCKSRNSRNDSEETEVAQLLVELPTKPVRMESSFPPPPSMPTRRPLRLWTDIPMEERVHVQGIPGGDSAIFGGLSSVFTPELWKSTGYVPKKFNFQYREFPCWDKEEADNKFDEDSENAVDKGAGVLFSLLNERVLANPVAAMVGMRSREGGYDRRVSLKETKRWDKEVHDLKSAQSGVKKERSLLRPMVLHTGKRKKDDLGTSKDRNAKKRARAAEREADARKMGAQSSRSVFTPSSDAKQLESSEDRGLKISTADVQSMKCKKSSNSVVREPVTDVSLVTDNTVEKHSSEAILSGGSKTIDDGLKEDKVEHQISAVPGHMTVTKMDDAAVASLLELNDVRTDCLQELGDSTEDDNLNVKPPIENVSTPPEVEDQNDSPTGDRPIQRSPNGKTEDHEDNSQSLLNAQSSLHGDAKDLDKSSDQVSESPKLNAAAVSIARPSDLKVQSADKNSEVVSNSHTDRGDDRSGDCQPKQELEGLADSNTLQKNSSDVKHGSKISEDLSKPGGISNSAAAPGQLKTALSAGKSLTVPSTSLTPKSSTPQNLKSGDVQNSNPFTKQRLVAESKVSIKKDRPEAADVVHDKDNIPRKSGKEQLRSPTSSALKTSHFSRNSHDTVSKRTTSQSKDSLPHSSSKILSEGETAVPLGSSEKIHAQNKSSASSALQRGEKLNQTTSSKTSQSHGPPACPPAPSSAQAKLSDEELALLLHQELNSSPRVPRVPRARQASSLPQLASPTATSMLMKRTSSSSGKDHNSGSRRKVRDAYKDGVRSSRELDDETKRMDRVRSSPDRRRQDAASTVDAATKREENTSSTTSHSYKKSIPSTSIQTANSGPSSSAEANERNVPSVRSSPRNVSDDDSGAVGPVHHTLPGLINEIMSKGRRMTYEELCNAVMPHWRNLRKHNGERYAYTSPSQAVLDCLRNRHEWARLVDRGPKTNPRKKRKPDADDSEDNEYGRVSNPKESEGKSIDTQREDFPKGKRKARKRRRLALQGRGIKDAREKRKGDLLTDEDVGPSFSNSTEETVSEDDIQGGGAGTVGSEASSSSEEVGTS; this is translated from the exons ATGAAAGGCCGATCGCACCGGCTGCAGAGTTCGGACCCGCCGGACGACTGGGTGGATGAGTCGTGGACGGTGGATTGTTTGTGTGGTGTGACTTTCGACGATGGGGAAGAGATGGTGAATTGCGACGAGTGTGGTGTTTGGGTACACACTCGGTGTTCTAGGTATGTGAAGGGAGATGATAATTTTGTTTGTGATAAATGTAAGAGCAGGAATAGTAGGAATGATAGTGAGGAAACCGAGGTTGCACAGTTGTTGGTTGAGCTGCCTACCAAGCCTGTCAGGATGGAGAGCTCGTTTCCACCGCCGCCGAGTATGCCAACTCGGAGGCCGCTTAGGCTTTGGACTGATATACCGATGGAGGAGAGGGTGCATGTGCAGGGGATTCCAGGGGGTGATTCTGCTATATTCGGTGGGTTGTCATCGGTTTTTACTCCAGAGCTGTGGAAGTCTACGGGATATGTGCCTAAGAAGTTCAATTTTCAGTACAGGGAGTTCCCTTGTTGGGATAAGGAGGAGGCTGATAATAAGTTTGATGAAGACAGTGAGAATGCCGTGGATAAAGGGGCTGGTGTTTTGTTCTCTTTGTTGAATGAGAGGGTCTTGGCAAACCCAGTGGCTGCTATGGTTGGAATGAGGAGCCGAGAAGGTGGGTATGACAGGAGGGTGTCTTTGAAAGAGACAAAAAGGTGGGATAAGGAGGTTCATGATCTTAAAAGTGCTCAGAGTGGTGTGAAGAAGGAGAGGAGTTTACTTCGGCCCATGGTATTACATACAGGAAAGCGTAAGAAAGACGATCTGGGGACATCCAAAGATCGGAATGCCAAGAAGAGGGCTAGAGCTGCAGAGAGAGAGGCTGATGCAAGGAAGATGGGGGCTCAATCTTCTAGATCAG TGTTTACACCCTCAAGTGATGCAAAACAATTGGAATCTTCTGAGGACAGAGGTCTGAAGATTTCTACGGCTGATGTTCAGAGTATGAAGTGCAAGAAGTCAAGCAACTCTGTGGTTAGAGAACCTGTGACAGATGTTTCTCTTGTGACAGACAATACTGTTGAAAAGCACTCTTCAGAAGCCATACTTTCTGGTGGGTCTAAAACAATTGATGATGGACTGAAGGAAGACAAAGTAGAACACCAAATTTCTGCAGTGCCCGGGCACATGACTGTCACCAAAATGGATGATGCTGCCGTTGCATCATTGTTAGAACTAAATGATGTTAGGACTGATTGTCTACAAGAACTG GGAGATAGCACTGAAGATGATAATTTGAATGTGAAACCACCCATCGAAAATGTTAGTACACCACCGGAGGTTGAAGATCAGAATGACTCTCCTACTGGTGACAGGCCCATACAACGTTCTCCCAATGGGAAAACTGAAGACCATGAGGACAATTCTCAAAGCTTGTTGAATGCACAGTCTTCTCTACATGGTGATGCAAAAGACCTTGACAAATCTTCAGATCAAGTGTCTGAAAGTCCGAAACTTAATGCTGCAGCAGTAAGCATCGCTCGGCCCAGTGACCTTAAGGTCCAAAGTGCTGACAAAAATTCTGAAGTTGTTAGTAATTCTCATACAGACAGGGGTGATGACAGATCTGGCGATTGTCAGCCCAAACAGGAATTGGAAGGTTTGGCAGATTCAAATACTTTGCAAAAAAATTCATCAGATGTCAAACATGGTTCAAAAATTTCAGAAGATCTTTCAAAACCAGGTGGGATAAGTAACTCTGCAGCAGCGCCTGGTCAGCTTAAAACAGCTTTAAGTGCTGGGAAGTCTTTAACTGTTCCATCCACCAGCTTGACCCCTAAATCATCCACTCCTCAGAACTTAAAATCTGGAGATGTACAGAATTCTAATCCATTTACTAAGCAACGATTAGTGGCTGAAAGTAAAGTTAGCATTAAGAAAGATCGTCCTGAAGCTGCAGATGTGGTTCACGATAAGGACAATATACCAAGGAAATCAGGAAAAGAGCAGTTAAGATCCCCTACAAGTTCTGCTCTGAAAACCTCACACTTTAGCAGAAATTCACATGATACTGTATCCAAGCGGACCACATCACAATCAAAAGATTCATTGCCTCACTCATCTTCCAAGATATTGTCAGAAGGAGAGACTGCAGTTCCTTTAGGTTCTAGTGAGAAGATACATGCGCAGAACAAAAGTTCAGCTTCAAGTGCATTGCAGAGAGGTGAAAAGTTGAACCAGACAACTTCTTCCAAGACTAGCCAGAGTCATGGACCTCCTGCTTGTCCACCTGCACCATCTAGTGCTCAGGCAAAACTAAGTGATGAGGAA CTTGCTTTACTTTTACATCAAGAACTCAACAGTTCTCCAAGAGTACCTCGTGTACCACGTGCACGTCAGGCTTCTAGCTTACCTCAGCTGGCTTCTCCAACTGCAACAAGCATGTTAATGAAGCGTACATCTTCTTCTAGCGGAAAGGATCACAACTCG GGTTCTAGAAGAAAAGTGAGGGATGCGTATAAAGATGGGGTTCGAAGTTCCCGTGAACTGGATGATGAAACTAAGAGGATGGACAGAGTCCGATCTTCTCCGGATCGTAGAAGACAAGACGCAGCAAGTACAGTGGATGCTGCTACTAAGAGGGAGGAAAATACATCTTCAACTACCTCACATTCGTACAAGAAGTCCATCCCTTCTACTTCCATTCAGACTGCAAACAGTGGCCCATCTTCATCCGCTGAGGCTAATGAACGCAATGTGCCATCTGTACGCAGTTCACCGAGGAATGTGTCTGACGATGATTCGGGGGCAGTTGGTCCTGTTCATCATACTTTACCAG GCTTGATAAATGAGATTATGAGTAAAGGCAGACGAATGACGTATGAGGAGCTCTGCAATGCTGTGATGCCG CACTGGCGTAACCTTAGAAAGCACAATGGAGAGCGTTATGCGTATACAAGTCCTTCGCAGGCTGTTCTTGATTGCCTTCGGAATCGACATGAATGGGCTCGATTAGTTGATCGTGGTCCGAAG ACAAACCCTAGGAAAAAGCGAAAACCTGATGCTGACGATTCCGAGGATAATGAATATGGCAGGGTCAGCAATCCCAAGGAGTCGGAAGGTAAAAGCATCGATACCCAGCGAGAGGACTTTCCAAAGGGCAAGAGAAAAGCTCGAAAACGCAGAAGACTGGCTCTTCAAGGTCGAGGAATAAAGGATGCCAGGGAGAAACGGAAGGGAGATTTGCTCACTGACGAGGATGTAGGGCCCTCATTTTCTAATTCCACAGAGGAAACTGTGTCAGAGGATGATATTCAGGGAGGTGGAGCAGGTACAGTCGGAAGTGAGGCCTCTTCTAGTTCAGAGGAGGTGGGGACAAGTTGA
- the LOC126794666 gene encoding uncharacterized protein LOC126794666 isoform X2, giving the protein MKGRSHRLQSSDPPDDWVDESWTVDCLCGVTFDDGEEMVNCDECGVWVHTRCSRYVKGDDNFVCDKCKSRNSRNDSEETEVAQLLVELPTKPVRMESSFPPPPSMPTRRPLRLWTDIPMEERVHVQGIPGGDSAIFGGLSSVFTPELWKSTGYVPKKFNFQYREFPCWDKEEADNKFDEDSENAVDKGAGVLFSLLNERVLANPVAAMVGMRSREGGYDRRVSLKETKRWDKEVHDLKSAQSGVKKERSLLRPMVLHTGKRKKDDLGTSKDRNAKKRARAAEREADARKMGAQSSRSVFTPSSDAKQLESSEDRGLKISTADVQSMKCKKSSNSVVREPVTDVSLVTDNTVEKHSSEAILSGGSKTIDDGLKEDKVEHQISAVPGHMTVTKMDDAAVASLLELNDVRTDCLQELGDSTEDDNLNVKPPIENVSTPPEVEDQNDSPTGDRPIQRSPNGKTEDHEDNSQSLLNAQSSLHGDAKDLDKSSDQVSESPKLNAAAVSIARPSDLKVQSADKNSEVVSNSHTDRGDDRSGDCQPKQELEGLADSNTLQKNSSDVKHGSKISEDLSKPGGISNSAAAPGQLKTALSAGKSLTVPSTSLTPKSSTPQNLKSGDVQNSNPFTKQRLVAESKVSIKKDRPEAADVVHDKDNIPRKSGKEQLRSPTSSALKTSHFSRNSHDTVSKRTTSQSKDSLPHSSSKILSEGETAVPLGSSEKIHAQNKSSASSALQRGEKLNQTTSSKTSQSHGPPACPPAPSSAQAKLSDEELALLLHQELNSSPRVPRVPRARQASSLPQLASPTATSMLMKRTSSSSGKDHNSGSRRKVRDAYKDGVRSSRELDDETKRMDRVRSSPDRRRQDAASTVDAATKREENTSSTTSHSYKKSIPSTSIQTANSGPSSSAEANERNVPSVRSSPRNVSDDDSGAVGPVHHTLPGLINEIMSKGRRMTYEELCNAVMPHWRNLRKHNGERYAYTSPSQAVLDCLRNRHEWARLVDRGPKGQQSQGVGR; this is encoded by the exons ATGAAAGGCCGATCGCACCGGCTGCAGAGTTCGGACCCGCCGGACGACTGGGTGGATGAGTCGTGGACGGTGGATTGTTTGTGTGGTGTGACTTTCGACGATGGGGAAGAGATGGTGAATTGCGACGAGTGTGGTGTTTGGGTACACACTCGGTGTTCTAGGTATGTGAAGGGAGATGATAATTTTGTTTGTGATAAATGTAAGAGCAGGAATAGTAGGAATGATAGTGAGGAAACCGAGGTTGCACAGTTGTTGGTTGAGCTGCCTACCAAGCCTGTCAGGATGGAGAGCTCGTTTCCACCGCCGCCGAGTATGCCAACTCGGAGGCCGCTTAGGCTTTGGACTGATATACCGATGGAGGAGAGGGTGCATGTGCAGGGGATTCCAGGGGGTGATTCTGCTATATTCGGTGGGTTGTCATCGGTTTTTACTCCAGAGCTGTGGAAGTCTACGGGATATGTGCCTAAGAAGTTCAATTTTCAGTACAGGGAGTTCCCTTGTTGGGATAAGGAGGAGGCTGATAATAAGTTTGATGAAGACAGTGAGAATGCCGTGGATAAAGGGGCTGGTGTTTTGTTCTCTTTGTTGAATGAGAGGGTCTTGGCAAACCCAGTGGCTGCTATGGTTGGAATGAGGAGCCGAGAAGGTGGGTATGACAGGAGGGTGTCTTTGAAAGAGACAAAAAGGTGGGATAAGGAGGTTCATGATCTTAAAAGTGCTCAGAGTGGTGTGAAGAAGGAGAGGAGTTTACTTCGGCCCATGGTATTACATACAGGAAAGCGTAAGAAAGACGATCTGGGGACATCCAAAGATCGGAATGCCAAGAAGAGGGCTAGAGCTGCAGAGAGAGAGGCTGATGCAAGGAAGATGGGGGCTCAATCTTCTAGATCAG TGTTTACACCCTCAAGTGATGCAAAACAATTGGAATCTTCTGAGGACAGAGGTCTGAAGATTTCTACGGCTGATGTTCAGAGTATGAAGTGCAAGAAGTCAAGCAACTCTGTGGTTAGAGAACCTGTGACAGATGTTTCTCTTGTGACAGACAATACTGTTGAAAAGCACTCTTCAGAAGCCATACTTTCTGGTGGGTCTAAAACAATTGATGATGGACTGAAGGAAGACAAAGTAGAACACCAAATTTCTGCAGTGCCCGGGCACATGACTGTCACCAAAATGGATGATGCTGCCGTTGCATCATTGTTAGAACTAAATGATGTTAGGACTGATTGTCTACAAGAACTG GGAGATAGCACTGAAGATGATAATTTGAATGTGAAACCACCCATCGAAAATGTTAGTACACCACCGGAGGTTGAAGATCAGAATGACTCTCCTACTGGTGACAGGCCCATACAACGTTCTCCCAATGGGAAAACTGAAGACCATGAGGACAATTCTCAAAGCTTGTTGAATGCACAGTCTTCTCTACATGGTGATGCAAAAGACCTTGACAAATCTTCAGATCAAGTGTCTGAAAGTCCGAAACTTAATGCTGCAGCAGTAAGCATCGCTCGGCCCAGTGACCTTAAGGTCCAAAGTGCTGACAAAAATTCTGAAGTTGTTAGTAATTCTCATACAGACAGGGGTGATGACAGATCTGGCGATTGTCAGCCCAAACAGGAATTGGAAGGTTTGGCAGATTCAAATACTTTGCAAAAAAATTCATCAGATGTCAAACATGGTTCAAAAATTTCAGAAGATCTTTCAAAACCAGGTGGGATAAGTAACTCTGCAGCAGCGCCTGGTCAGCTTAAAACAGCTTTAAGTGCTGGGAAGTCTTTAACTGTTCCATCCACCAGCTTGACCCCTAAATCATCCACTCCTCAGAACTTAAAATCTGGAGATGTACAGAATTCTAATCCATTTACTAAGCAACGATTAGTGGCTGAAAGTAAAGTTAGCATTAAGAAAGATCGTCCTGAAGCTGCAGATGTGGTTCACGATAAGGACAATATACCAAGGAAATCAGGAAAAGAGCAGTTAAGATCCCCTACAAGTTCTGCTCTGAAAACCTCACACTTTAGCAGAAATTCACATGATACTGTATCCAAGCGGACCACATCACAATCAAAAGATTCATTGCCTCACTCATCTTCCAAGATATTGTCAGAAGGAGAGACTGCAGTTCCTTTAGGTTCTAGTGAGAAGATACATGCGCAGAACAAAAGTTCAGCTTCAAGTGCATTGCAGAGAGGTGAAAAGTTGAACCAGACAACTTCTTCCAAGACTAGCCAGAGTCATGGACCTCCTGCTTGTCCACCTGCACCATCTAGTGCTCAGGCAAAACTAAGTGATGAGGAA CTTGCTTTACTTTTACATCAAGAACTCAACAGTTCTCCAAGAGTACCTCGTGTACCACGTGCACGTCAGGCTTCTAGCTTACCTCAGCTGGCTTCTCCAACTGCAACAAGCATGTTAATGAAGCGTACATCTTCTTCTAGCGGAAAGGATCACAACTCG GGTTCTAGAAGAAAAGTGAGGGATGCGTATAAAGATGGGGTTCGAAGTTCCCGTGAACTGGATGATGAAACTAAGAGGATGGACAGAGTCCGATCTTCTCCGGATCGTAGAAGACAAGACGCAGCAAGTACAGTGGATGCTGCTACTAAGAGGGAGGAAAATACATCTTCAACTACCTCACATTCGTACAAGAAGTCCATCCCTTCTACTTCCATTCAGACTGCAAACAGTGGCCCATCTTCATCCGCTGAGGCTAATGAACGCAATGTGCCATCTGTACGCAGTTCACCGAGGAATGTGTCTGACGATGATTCGGGGGCAGTTGGTCCTGTTCATCATACTTTACCAG GCTTGATAAATGAGATTATGAGTAAAGGCAGACGAATGACGTATGAGGAGCTCTGCAATGCTGTGATGCCG CACTGGCGTAACCTTAGAAAGCACAATGGAGAGCGTTATGCGTATACAAGTCCTTCGCAGGCTGTTCTTGATTGCCTTCGGAATCGACATGAATGGGCTCGATTAGTTGATCGTGGTCCGAAG GGTCAGCAATCCCAAGGAGTCGGAAGGTAA